In Bacteroidota bacterium, the following proteins share a genomic window:
- a CDS encoding T9SS type A sorting domain-containing protein — protein sequence MKKIFLLTFTACSVSYSQSVFDFPFETGSAWQYQLTSSDIEGPSGVETFYLGADTVLPNHRTYKPFFCEYFTLFYLRKDSSKIYQFWPFDSSEILRYDFSKKKGDIYSYLPIFNDSLPMMITRDTTENIFGVERRLVTMSSHNGFVNDDVVDSIGLYYWWDGVDPEYRLKGASISGRIFGSITPVRNPGKSIPQKASLSQNYPNPFNPSTTIEYAVPASGRVRIFIINRLGQRVAILVDGFVPAGLHRTEWNASKCPSGIYFCTMEWANSRTTRVLVLLK from the coding sequence ATGAAAAAAATCTTCTTGTTAACATTCACTGCCTGCTCAGTTTCGTATTCTCAATCCGTCTTCGATTTTCCATTCGAAACAGGGTCCGCCTGGCAGTATCAGCTTACAAGCTCCGACATTGAGGGACCAAGCGGGGTCGAAACATTCTATCTTGGGGCGGATACGGTCCTCCCGAATCATCGGACCTACAAACCGTTTTTCTGCGAGTATTTCACTCTTTTCTATCTGAGAAAAGACAGCTCCAAGATCTATCAATTCTGGCCCTTCGACTCGTCGGAGATCCTTCGATATGACTTCTCCAAGAAGAAGGGGGACATCTATTCGTATCTTCCTATCTTCAACGATTCCCTCCCGATGATGATCACGCGCGACACGACAGAGAATATCTTTGGAGTGGAAAGAAGATTGGTAACAATGTCGAGCCACAACGGTTTCGTTAACGATGATGTAGTCGACAGCATTGGACTCTATTATTGGTGGGATGGTGTCGATCCGGAGTATCGTCTGAAGGGGGCGTCCATCTCCGGAAGGATCTTTGGCAGCATCACCCCGGTCAGAAATCCCGGCAAAAGCATCCCGCAAAAGGCATCTCTCTCGCAGAACTATCCTAATCCGTTCAATCCTTCCACGACCATCGAGTATGCAGTACCTGCTTCTGGCCGGGTAAGGATTTTCATTATAAATCGGCTCGGCCAGAGAGTCGCAATCCTCGTCGACGGGTTTGTCCCGGCAGGCCTCCATCGGACCGAATGGAATGCATCAAAATGCCCGAGCGGAATTTATTTCTGCACGATGGAGTGGGCGAATAGCCGGACGACTCGAGTACTGGTCCTGTTAAAGTGA
- a CDS encoding ATP-dependent helicase translates to MNGLYYKELFSKKEGGNLPHLVIAENENMQSRFVVEKILSLREEGIQLEEMAVLFRSSFLSFDLEIELTKANIPFVKYGGFKFIETAHVKDMIAYLRVLENPRDLVSWNRILLLIEGVGPRTAETVADDIMNKRLGHGADGRETMVSEKFWQDYHAYPKGVQKLFDTLKSASSPRMSPAEKSYHILNYYKPILTSQYDDHPKRLKDLEMFQNIAERYNDVETFLADMALEPPNESVVDVESPGKEEELLVLSTIHSAKGLEWKVVFIIYALEGRFPSMKAQSDSEEMEEELRLMYVACTRAKDHLIITYPINIFDRESGAVLSKPSRFIDGIADHLLEPWVVE, encoded by the coding sequence GTGAACGGACTTTACTATAAAGAGCTGTTTTCGAAAAAAGAAGGGGGCAATCTGCCTCATCTTGTCATCGCAGAAAACGAGAACATGCAATCCCGCTTCGTCGTGGAGAAGATCCTCTCGCTTCGCGAAGAGGGGATCCAACTCGAGGAAATGGCGGTGCTATTCCGTTCATCGTTCCTTTCGTTCGACCTGGAAATTGAATTGACGAAAGCAAATATTCCTTTTGTAAAATACGGCGGGTTCAAGTTCATTGAGACCGCGCACGTCAAGGACATGATCGCATATCTGCGCGTGCTGGAAAATCCGCGAGATTTGGTCTCCTGGAACCGTATTCTCCTGCTTATAGAAGGTGTGGGACCAAGAACCGCTGAGACTGTGGCGGACGACATCATGAATAAAAGGCTCGGCCATGGAGCAGATGGACGAGAAACTATGGTGTCTGAAAAGTTCTGGCAGGATTATCACGCTTATCCGAAAGGTGTTCAGAAGCTTTTCGATACACTCAAAAGCGCTTCGTCGCCAAGAATGTCCCCCGCGGAAAAGTCATATCACATCCTGAATTATTACAAACCAATACTTACCTCTCAGTACGACGATCATCCGAAGAGGTTGAAAGACCTTGAGATGTTCCAGAATATCGCGGAGCGCTATAATGATGTTGAGACATTCCTCGCAGACATGGCCCTTGAACCGCCAAACGAAAGCGTCGTTGACGTTGAGTCTCCGGGAAAAGAGGAGGAGCTGCTTGTATTATCCACCATTCACAGCGCGAAAGGTCTTGAATGGAAGGTCGTATTCATTATCTATGCTCTCGAAGGACGTTTTCCGTCCATGAAGGCACAATCGGACAGCGAGGAAATGGAGGAGGAGTTGCGGCTCATGTATGTGGCATGTACCCGCGCCAAGGACCATCTTATTATCACGTATCCGATAAATATCTTTGACAGAGAAAGCGGGGCAGTCCTTTCGAAACCATCGCGGTTTATCGACGGGATCGCAGATCATTTATTGGAGCCGTGGGTCGTGGAGTAG